A single window of Ovis canadensis isolate MfBH-ARS-UI-01 breed Bighorn chromosome 15, ARS-UI_OviCan_v2, whole genome shotgun sequence DNA harbors:
- the LOC138420520 gene encoding olfactory receptor 51I2-like, translating to MFPSWSFANISFFQPSAFLMIGIPGLEVIHGWISIPFSSMYTAALTGNFLILLAVRRTPSLHQPMYYFLSMLALTDVGLTLATMPTTLAVLWFDHRLIGFNACLVQMFFLHFFSVVESSVLLAMSFDRFVAISNPLRYASVLTNNIIIRIRLAVVARATVSLFPLPFLLKRLNFCPGKILLSHSFCFHADVMKRACADITVNIIYGLYVVLSTMGIDSLLIVLSYTLILHTVMSLASPRERIRALNTCVSHILAVLVFFIPVIGVSMIHRFGRHLPPIVHALVAYVYLVVPPVLNPIIYSVKSKPIREAMLKVLRDKRKG from the coding sequence ATTCATGGCTGGatctccatccccttctcctccatgtACACTGCGGCCCTCACTGGAAACTTCCTGATCCTCTTGGCTGTGAGAAGGACCCCCAGCCTGCACCAGCCCATGTACTACTTCCTGTCCATGCTGGCCCTCACCGACGTGGGCCTCACCTTGGCCACAATGCCCACCACGCTGGCTGTGCTCTGGTTTGACCATCGGCTCATCGGCTTCAACGCCTGTCTGGTCCAGATGTTCTTCCTCCACTTCTTCTCCGTGGTGGAGTCCTCGGTGCTCCTGGCCATGTCGTTTGACCGCTTTGTGGCCATCTCCAACCCCCTGCGCTATGCCTCTGTCCTCACGAACAATATCATCATCAGGATTAGGCTGGCCGTTGTGGCCCGAGCCACTGTGTCCCTCTTCCCATTGCCCTTCTTACTAAAGAGACTGAACTTTTGCCCTGGCAAGATCCTCCTGTCCCACTCATTCTGTTTCCATGCAGATGTCATGAAACGAGCCTGCGCTGACATTACTGTCAATATCATTTATGGGCTGTATGTGGTTCTGTCCACGATGGGAATAGACTCCTTGCTTATTGTGCTGTCCTATACCCTTATTCTTCATACAGTGATGAGTCTGGCCTCTCCCAGGGAGCGTATCCGGGCCCTCAACACTTGTGTTTCTCATATTTTAGCTGTTCTGGTTTTCTTCATCCCAGTCATAGGTGTGTCCATGATCCACCGTTTTGGGAGACACCTTCCGCCCATAGTACATGCCCTTGTTGCCTACGTGTACCTGGTGGTGCCCCCTGTGCTCAACCCCATCATCTACAGTGTCAAGTCCAAGCCCATCAGGGAGGCCATGCTTAAGGTGCTGAGGGACAAGAGGAAAGGCTGA